One Triticum dicoccoides isolate Atlit2015 ecotype Zavitan chromosome 4B, WEW_v2.0, whole genome shotgun sequence genomic window carries:
- the LOC119292911 gene encoding zinc finger protein 2-like, whose amino-acid sequence MGMHRKSATNNAAHRQRLGEARAGYSILYHFLAPQFHSQITSSPPSLTRYCEVCTVPRSIIEQLHSEMDEHEPSLELTLRMSSAAEAEQGGFFLCVYCDRKFRSSQALGGHQNAHKHERSLAHRRREMAAATGAHGAAGTRAPAAQDERPRYVSAGDFVEPSAGKAGRTEARAWKVAAAPEYGYRADDVDLSLRL is encoded by the exons ATGGGGATGCACAGGAAGTCCGCCACCAATAATGCAGCCCATAGG CAGCGGTTAGGTGAGGCACGTGCTGGCTACAGCATTTTATATCATTTCCTAGCACCTCAATTTCATTCGCAAATCACAAGCTCTCCTCCTTCTCTCACCCGCTACTGTGAAGTCTGTACTGTACCTAGGAGTATAATAGAACAGCTACACAGTGAGATGGATGAGCACGAGCCCAGCCTTGAGCTCACCCTCCGCATGAGCTCGGCAGCTGAGGCGGAGCAGGGCGGCTTCTTCCTCTGCGTCTACTGCGACCGCAAGTTCCGCAGCTCGCAGGCGCTCGGCGGCCACCAGAACGCGCACAAGCACGAGCGCAGCCTCGCCCACCGCCGGCGGGAGATGGCCGCCGCCACGGGTGCACACGGGGCGGCCGGAACACGCGCGCCTGCGGCGCAGGACGAGAGGCCCAGGTATGTTTCCGCCGGCGATTTCGTCGAGCCTTCCGCTGGGAAGGCGGGGAGGACGGAGGCAAGGGCGTGGAAGGTTGCTGCTGCTCCCGAGTACGGCTACCGCGCCGATGATGTGGACCTGTCGCTCAGGCTATGA